The window GTATGGGGAACAGGCACTGATTCTGGTGCGGACGCTTTACGAGGACACCGTGAACCTCCTGTATATCAGCACCAATCCGGACCGGCTGGCCAAGCTCTTCCTGGAGTACGCGCACTTCAGAAACTTCAAGTACCTTCAGTACCTGCAGGAGCACTACCCGGAGTCACTCAAACTCGAAGGTTCCGATACCCTGCACAACCTGATTCAGGAATACGAACGGGTCAGGCAGAACTATCCACGGGGCGACAGCTGGAGCGGTCATTCCATCAGCCGGCTGGCGCGGATGCTGTATCTGGACGGGCTGCACGAAACCCTCTACAAAATCACCAGCGACCTCGCCCACGGCAACGTCGCCGGGGTGTACCACTTCCTGGTGACCAGAGACAACCGGACCATCGGGGTGCAAAGCGGGACCAGCCTTGACTACGCCACCCAGTCGGTGATCCTGGCCGTCGAGTGTTTCCGCCTGATCCTGAATGAAGTCAACCGCCACTTCAAGTTGCCGTTCGGCGAGGCCCTGGAACACACGCGCCGGGGACTGGCCGACTTATCGCACTAAACGGGGGCTTTCGCCTCCCCCGTCAGGCCCCACCAGATCAGGGCCAGCCCGGTGCCCAGCAACAAAAAGCTGACCGTCAGGTTCAGACAACCAAACCGTTCCGGCCGGCTGAACACCCGATCACGCCCCCGGTGCCCCCGCCTGGATTCCACGATCCGGGCCGGGAAGCGCAGCTGAAGCAACCCAATGACGAGAAATGCCAATCCCAGCAGTACCGGCGCCAGCATTACCACCCATTTCTGAAAAATGCCCGATTCGCCGGTCGCGCGCCCAAAGGGCGGCGTCCCGACACTCCTAAAATTCCACCCCAAAACAAATTACTCCTCTACGCCGGTAAAGTCCGCACCCGCCGGGACACGGGCGTGAGGTTCCGCCACGGCGGTCCGGCGCGTAAACATGTAGTCGGAAAACAGGCAGGCGGGTGGTGTGTGGGGTGAAAATACTGGCTCCGGGACTAAAGCCGCACGACCTGATCGGCATCGTCGCCCCGGCCGGACCGTTGCATGAGCACGGTGTGTTGAACCGGGGGCTTGAAACGCTGCACAAACTGGGCTTCCGGACTACGGTGGGCCGGCACGCCCTCGCCGGCTCCGGTTACTTGGCCGGTTCGGACGCCCAGCGGCTTGGCGATCTCACGGAAATGTTCTCCCGGCCCGAGGTGCGGGCGATCATTTGCCTCCGTGGTGGCTACGGCACCATGCGGCTGCTGGCTGATATCGACTACGGCTTGATCCGGGAGAACCCCAAAATCCTGGTGGGATTCAGCGACATTACCGGGTTGCACCTGGCCATCCGCAAGCGGTGCGGACTGGTCACCTTTCACGGGCCGATGGTGTCGACCGACTTCGGGACACAATTGTCCGCCTTTACGCGGAACCATTTCTTGCAGGTTCTGACTGCCGGCGCGGGGCTGAGGCAAATCACCAACCCCCCGGACGGGCCGCGCCCGGTGACCATCACTCCGGGCCAGGCCAGGGGGGAGTTGGTCGGCGGCAACCTGACCCTGGTGACCGCGCTTTTGGGCACCCCGTTCGAAATCGAAACCCGGGGCCGGATTCTGTTCCTAGAAGAGGTGGGGGAGAACCCGTACCGGCTGGACCGGATGCTCAGTCAACTCCGCCTGGCCGGTAAGCTGGCGGAAGCAGCCGGGGTGATCTTCGGTGAATGTGCGGGCTGCCGAACCGGCTCAACCGGGCAGGCCTTCAGCGTGGTGCAAGTTCTTAAGGACCGGTTGGGGGACCTGGGCGTCCCCTGCTTCTACGGTTTGGCGATCGGACACGGGGCCCACCGGGCGACGCTGCCGCTGGGGGTGACGGCCACGATGGACGCCGACCGTCATACCCTGCACTTGAACGAACCAGCGGTGTGCTGAAGTCCTACAGGACCCGCCGTCGCCGCTGTCTTGCCGATCTAACCCGTGATTAGTGTAGCGATAAAAAACGGGTTTTGGGTAGGGGAAAAACCTACTGAATCCGGGAAATATACCAGATACCAGCTAAGATGAGGGCGATCGAGAAGAACATGTGGAGTCGGCCGGCCTTGATTTGACCGGCCTTATCCTTTTTATGGCCCGTCCAGAATTGGTGGATGGCGGCGACCAAGATCAGACCCACAACCACGGTTTCCATCAGTATCACTCCTAAAAACCCGTAAGGGGTCTTTAAAAAACATTATATTCCGGTACCGCGGTCCGGGACAAGTATTAGTCCCCGGCGCGAGGTTATTCTTGCCAAAGCGAACCGGCCTTTTCAAATCGCCTGGCAGTGGTATAATCTAAGGGAATTAGTTAATCGAGAGCGCTTCTTCACTGTATTGTATTGCCACGGACGGATGCCAAGACTGCCGGATGAAGGAAGTGCCGGTTGTGAACATCAGACAAAAGATCCTGACCGGGTATCTCATCGTCTTCTTGGCCTGCGTTTTTACCGGCGGTTTTGCGCTGCACAGCATGTACAAGATGAAGGCCACCTACACCAACCTGATTGAAAACCGGGTGCACCTGGTCCACGAGACCCAGAACCTTTTACTGGCGTTCGAATACAAGGTGTTGATGATGCGTACCTACTTCCTGACCGGGCTGCCGGAATGGAAGGAAGAGTTTCTGAACCAGAGTGCCAGGACGATGCAGGCCCTGGAGGAACTGGAAGACCAGATCACCACGGACGCGGAGCGCGCCGTGTTTCTGCCCCTGTCGCAGTCCATCCGGAGCTTCGATGATAATTACGCCACCCCACAACTGGCGGTGCGTGAGGATCCCGCGCTGACGGAAGCGGAGAAAATGGCTCGAATCAAGGAACTGACCGTGCAGCAGCGAGGCA is drawn from Candidatus Desulforudis audaxviator MP104C and contains these coding sequences:
- a CDS encoding DUF5677 domain-containing protein, with translation MEITNQMTELYDELNQAAENMGQIPIEEASEYDRVLQLFFSRARRTFRAVRLLADHGYGEQALILVRTLYEDTVNLLYISTNPDRLAKLFLEYAHFRNFKYLQYLQEHYPESLKLEGSDTLHNLIQEYERVRQNYPRGDSWSGHSISRLARMLYLDGLHETLYKITSDLAHGNVAGVYHFLVTRDNRTIGVQSGTSLDYATQSVILAVECFRLILNEVNRHFKLPFGEALEHTRRGLADLSH
- a CDS encoding S66 peptidase family protein — its product is MKILAPGLKPHDLIGIVAPAGPLHEHGVLNRGLETLHKLGFRTTVGRHALAGSGYLAGSDAQRLGDLTEMFSRPEVRAIICLRGGYGTMRLLADIDYGLIRENPKILVGFSDITGLHLAIRKRCGLVTFHGPMVSTDFGTQLSAFTRNHFLQVLTAGAGLRQITNPPDGPRPVTITPGQARGELVGGNLTLVTALLGTPFEIETRGRILFLEEVGENPYRLDRMLSQLRLAGKLAEAAGVIFGECAGCRTGSTGQAFSVVQVLKDRLGDLGVPCFYGLAIGHGAHRATLPLGVTATMDADRHTLHLNEPAVC